Genomic DNA from Oryza sativa Japonica Group chromosome 5, ASM3414082v1:
TTCTCTCCggctttttttttgataatgtgTGATTGAGAGATgtataattcatttttttagaatttgtgattcattgcatagaTCTAAGATGTATAAtcgatctgtgatgtatttgatttgtatgtaattttttaaagatttgtgatgtgaatgatttgggatgttatttTGATTTGGGTATATGCATGGCACTTGATTTAGGGATTTGGTGTTTGATTTAGGTATATACATGGcactcgatttgggagaaaataaaaagaaaatggaccaaccgggactacccctaccctctctttagtcccggttggtgttaccaaccgggactaaagttcccTCTCTAAAGATCcaactttactcccggttatttcacccggactaaagatagcggtctttagtcccggattcgtagtcccggttggaaaaccgggattacacggggttacaaaccgggagtaaagacattttctccaccagtgtgcaTGCCAGGTAGGCTTGACCACCTCACCGCGCTCCAGTCGCTCTCCATCGCCTGCAACAATCTCTAATATTTGCCCCTATGCTTGCTCTTCCTGATTTCTCTAAATAATTCATTGTGGAGACTAATTCTAGTGATGTAGGTATTGGTGTTGTTCTTTCCTAAGATAAGCATCCTATAGCTTTCTTGACTAAGGCCATGGGTCCCAGAAATCGGGTATTGTCTACCTATGAAAAGGAGTGCATGGTAGTCCTCCTAATAGTAGAGCAATGGAGACCTTATTTTCAGCATCAAGAGTTTACCATATTGACTGATCATCATAGCTTGATCCATTTATCAGATAAGAGGCTTCACACACCTTAGCAGGAAATAACATTTACTAAATATTGGGTTTGAGTTACAATTTTGTTTTACAGGAAGGACACTACCAATTCAGCCGCTGATGCTTTATCAAGAAAGGATCAAGACctatcaaaaaaaagaaaggatcaAGAGGAGTCGGTAGAATTTATGGCAATTTCTTCTTGCACGCTCATGTGGTTGCAAGAAGTTATGACTAGTTATGAACAAGATCTCTATTCTTCCCAACTGTTGTCTGAGTTAGCTATTGACTCCACAGTAAGACAACACTTCACTCTGCAGAATGGCCTCCTAGATACAAGGGCAGAGTGTGGGTGGGAGACAACAAACAATTATAGCGGAAGTTGATTACTGAGCTGCATAACAATCCATATATAGGAGGACTTTCTGGCTTCCCTGTAACATATAGAAGGGTGAAGCTTTTATTTGCCTGGCTAGGAATGAAGAAACAAGTTCAAGCACAACTCAAACAGTGTCAAATCTGTATCCAGGCTGAACCAGAGAGAGTGAAAATACCATGGATTATTTCAACCACTTCATGTTCCCGAAGGGGCCTGGCAGGTAATCTATATGGATTTTATTGAAGGTTTCCCACTTCTAAGAGATATAACTGCATATTAGTGGTAGTGGACAAATTTTCTAAATATGCACATTTCCTGCCTCTCACCCATCCTTTTACTGCTTTGGGGTAGCCTCAGTattcatgaaaaatatgtacaaattaCATGGTATGCCTAGGGTGATTATAACTGATAGGATTCACTAGTCAACCATGGGAGTATTTGTTTGCAAAATCACGCACTAAACTCCACATGAGTTTTGCTTATCATCCCCAATCAGATGGCCAAACTGAGAGAGTAAATCAACGCCTAGAGATTTTCTTGAGATGCTTTATCCATTCAGCACCTTCTAAGTGATCAACTTAGTTGTATTGTACTTAGCTGAATTTTGGTACAATAATTCCTTCCATTCAGCTGTACACAAGACACCTTTTGAAATTAAATATGGATATGCTCCCGCTCATCATTTTGGTATTGCTATGGAAGATTGTTTAGTGCATGAGCTGGAAGTATAGTTGATAGCAGACATTTGATGTACCTAGTGATCCAATAGCACCTACACAAAGCCCGGCAATAGACAAAAGATTATGCTGACAAAAAGAGGAGTTTCATGGAGTTCCTAGTAATTGGGTATATTTGAAGTTACAACCTTATGTGCTCATTTATAGTTCATCATGCTAATTAACCACAAGCTGACTTTTCGATACTATGGTCCTTTCCAAATCATAGAGCGGGTGGGTTATGTGGCTTAAAGTTGTAATTTCTTCAGACTGCTGCATTCATCTTGTGATATGTCTCTCAATTGAAGGCCGCCACGAGCTTTGTCCCTACTATCCAGCAGCAATTGCTGACTTCTTGTGATCCATTGCAAGTCTGTGTTGCTATAAGAAAGATAATTGTGTGATTGTTCAATTGCTAATCCAATGGTTAGGTGCACCGGCTGCTGGCGTCACTTGGAAGGACATGGTGGACTTGCACGTGCGTTTCCCACGTGCATTGGCTTGAGGTTAAGCCAATTTTCAAGGAAGGGAGGATGTTGGGGAGGCTATGGTGACGATGACTACAACATGTGCTCCCTCGAAGATGAAGTCAAATAAGGTGTTGGCAATCAAGATGACGAGGAACAGAGCGGTACAGCAAGAAGGTGCCTTCACTGAAGAGAAGCAACCACACAAGAACAATCTAAATATCACGGGCCGATGTGGACTATGTAACGATTGTTCTATCTTGGGCCAGTCGTGGCGTGCCTACGGAGGAGAGAAGGTAGGTGAAGTATAACTGTACACCGTCCACTGTTAGCAAACTGAACTAGAACCTGGCGGCATTGGTGGCGGCAACTCCGTCTTGTTGGGCGAGAGATAATTCCAAAATCTATTCCAGATATTTCATGTGTTCCTGTGGTGTTCTAGTATTCTTCCTCCTGTTTTGCGAGATGCGCTAACATTCTTTagaatatatttattaatatgGATATGAAATTGGGCTATGAAAGCTTCTAATCAGTCTATATGTATGGTAACAATCTGAAAGAAAATGAACATATACAAATTGTCAAAAAAAGGGATTGCTGCTTCTTGCTTTCGCTAGGTACATTATTGTACTATCTATTCTTGCAGACGAAGAAGGCAAAGGTGTTGAGATTCAGAATCAGTACATTGAATAAGACGGGCTATTTTTCTTACAGAAAATTTGAAAACCTTCATGCCACGCTTGTCATGGTTAATTAATTGTAGAGTGGTATGTAGCATAAACTATTGTTTTAATCGATGGAATTTGCTATGCATTTCATGAAGAAGTTCTAATGGGTGAACATGGAGGCTTGAAGTTCTAATTGCCtagaaaacttaaaatctgaagatattttagtgtttttttttcgggagcgtatcctatgcacacaggccctcgcgtgtacacaccgtgtacaccaactaaaaattatcacaaaaaattctaggaaaattcatacatgtactttcaatagtattacatctacatgcaaagtcgcatcttcaaattcattctacatagagaataacaaaaaaagataaaattatgacaaaattgcaaccttaaaactgtcagatttttttttgttacggctaaaatataatgaatttgatgttaagattttaaccctaggtgtaatacaattgaaagtatgtgtatgattttttctagattttttggtgacattttttagttggtgtgcacgtgtgtacacgtgagggcctgtgtgcataggatatgttggcTTTTTTTTCAGCATGTCTTGTTAAATTTTATCTCGTAGAGGTATTCTTTTGGTATTATAAACTCTGCATGGTATGTATAGGCATTTTCTTGAGACATTTTAAGCTTTGCATAGGCACTTTCAAAACTAGATATTAGTAACGCAAGGTACAAACGTAccaaattaaattatttttgttaacTAAAACATCAAAAGTTTTCTGGCCACTTACAAGAAGATAATGAGAACCAAAATATTGCACACTCAAGTAACTCATCAACCGTTGGTTCAAACAGGGTCCGAGAGCAGCAACCACGTGTTTCATGAAATATATCGCGCGATGTCAGGCGCCCGACGGCATAGTCGCATAGTTGCCTCCTGCCGTAATCTGCTCACCGTTCTGATTGATCCTAGGTGCTGCATGCCCAAATGACTTATCGTCTTGGCTAAAAATACTAGCATATGCGATAAATAGACACATATGGATGCATGCACAATGGCACACTCCCTCGTCTTTCTGCTGGCCACCACCCTCCCCGTCTTCCTTGGAGATAGGTGGCAGGTGGCTAGAGAGGGATCAAgggtaggagggagaggaaCGGATCGCGCGCGCGCGACACGTACACCACACACATCCACTCACGGCACGGTACGGCCGGCCATGGCtcctgaggcggcggcggcggccttgaaGCCGATGAAGGCAACGTCGGACGGCGTGTTCCAGGGGGAGGACCCCCTGGAAGCGGCCCTGCCTCTGGCCATCGTGCAGATTTGCATCGTCGTCGTGCTCACCCGCGtgctcgccttcttcctccgccCGCTCCGGCAGCCGCGCGTCATCGCGGAGATCATCGTACGTCGGTTCTTGTGAATAATTCTGGTCgctttcgatcgatcgatgtgttCGTGGAAGCTAGGTTTTGATTGGTTTCTCGTGGGGTTTGGTTTGATCTGATGGTATGGAGAGTTCAGGGCGGCATCATGCTCGGCCCGTCCGCGATCGGCCGGAACAGCGCGTTCATCAACACGGTGTTCCCCAAGCAGAGCCTCACGGTGCTCGACACCCTCGCCAACATcggcctcctcttcttcctcttcctcgtcggCCTCGAGCTCGACCTCCGCGCCATCCGCCGCACGGGAGCTGGCgcgctcgccatcgccgtcgccggcatctccctccccttcgtCCTCGGGATCGGCACCTCCGTCGTCCTCCAGAACACCGTCAACCGCGGCGTCCCCACGGGGCCCTTCCTCGTCTTCATGGGCGTCGCCCTCTCCATCACCGCGTTCCCGGTGCTGGCGCGCATCCTCGCCGAGCTCAAGCTGCTCACCACCGACCTCGGCCGCATGGCCATGTCCGCGGCGGCCGTGAACGACGTCGCCGCGTGGATACTCCTCGCGCTCGCCATCGCGTTGTCGGGCTCCGGCTCGCCTTTCGTGTCGCTCTGGGTGCTCCTCAGCGGCGTCGGcttcgtcctctcgtcgttcttCTTCATCCGGCCGCTGCTCTCGTGGATGGCGCGGCGATCCCCCGAGGGCGAGCCCGTGAAGGAGCTATACATATGCACGACGCTCACCatcgtgctcgccgccggcttcaTCACCGACACCATCGGCATCCACGCGCTGTTCGGCGCCTTCATCGTCGGCATCATCGTGCCCAAGGAAGGGCCCTTCGCTGGCGTCCTCCTGGAGAAGGTGGAGGACCTCATCTCTGGCCTCTTCCTGCCGCTCTACTTCGTGTCGAGTGGCCTCAAGACCAACGTCCTGACCATCAAGGGCGGGGACTCGTGGGGGCTCCTCGTGCTCGTCGTCGCGACGGCGTGCATCGGCAAGATCGGCGGCACAGTGCTCGCGTCGCTCATCGTGCGTGTGCCGCTCCGTGAGGCGGTGACGCTCGGGGTGCTGATGAACACCAAGGGGCTCGTGGAGCTCATCGTGCTCAACATCGGCAAGGACCGGCACGTCCTCAACGACGAGACCTTCGCCATCCTCGTGCTCATGGCGCTCATAAACACCTTCATCACCACGCCGCTGGTGATGGCCATCTACAAgccggcgcggcgcgccccCCCGTACAAGAACCGCGCCGTCCAGCGCCCGAACCCCGACGACGAGCTCCGCATGATGGTGTGCTTCCACAGCACGCGAAACATCCCCACCATGATCAACCTCATGGAGTCGTCGCgtgggacgcggcggcgcggcatcaCCGTGTACGCCATGCACCTCGTCGAGCTCTCGGAGCGGTCGTCCGCCATCAACATGGTCCACAAGGCGCGGCGCAACGGGATGCCGTTCTGGAACCGGCGGCGCAACGGGGACGGCGACCAGCTCGTCGTCGCGTTCGAGACGTACCAGCAGCTGAGCCACGTGTCCATTCGCGCCATGACGGCCATCTCCGACCTCCACACCATCCACGAGGACGTGGTCACCAGCGCGCACCAGAAGCGCGCCGCGCTCATCGTGCTCCCCTTCCACAAGCTCCACCAGATGGACGGCCACATGGAGTCCCTCGGCGACGAGTACCAGCACATCAACCAGCGGGTGCTCCACCACGCGCCGTGCTCCGTCGGCATCCTCGTCGaccgcggcctcggcggcgccgcgcagGTCGCCGCCAGCGACGTGTCCTACAACATCGTCGTCCTCTTCTTCGGCGGCCGGGACGACCGCGAGGCCCTCTCCTACGCCACGCGCATGGTCGAGCACCCGGGCATCGCACTCCACGTGATACGCTTCGTCCCagagtccggcggcggcggcgcgaacgacAAAGCCGCGGCGGACGATGCGTTCCTCGCAGAGTTCCGCGGCAAAGTCGCCGGCGGGAACGACTCCATCCGGTACGAGGAGAGGACGTCCAGAGGGAAGGCGGACGTGGTGGAGGCGATCAAGGCGATGGGTCCGACCAACCTGTTCCTCGTTGGACAGGGGTCGCCGTGCGCGCCGCTGATGGAACCGAGCGCTGAGTGCCCGGAGCTCGGGCCGGTGGGGAGCTACCTGGCGATGCCGGACTTCTCGACGGTGGCGTCGGTGCTGGTGATGAAGCAGTACGACCCGACGGCGGAGCACTACGAACTCGTCGAGGAGGTCGCGGACACCGCCGTGGACATCGACACACCGGGGCCTCGTAGAGGGTGATGCCCTTAGTCGTAAGTCGTAATTAACAGGCATATACTTCTACTAATACAAATTGTGTAATATGATAGTGCAATTTAATTGTAGACGTATTTTCATCCCTCAGGAGGATGGACCTTGATCCTCCAATGTGTTTTTACATCTGTTGTACACTTGTAAAATACAATAGTTCTGGAATTTTATGAAAGCACTTGACACAATATAGTGTATATATATTGCTTTCTACCACTTCAAAGAAATTAAGTTTGAACTCCACTGACAAGACGAGCAAATAAAACCTGCTCAAATTTGCCTTAAATTCTGTAGGTAAATAATAGCCATTGTTACCAAATTAacattttcttattttcttcccAACATCAACTTGGAATTTGTTTCCTTTCGCTTAGGGTTCTCAATAACGTTTAGGCTCGgaccccgggggggggggggcaccgGCATACCCAGAGTTTTCGGGGAAAAAAATAGCGGTATTAGCCTGAAAGCTTGAATGTTTGATAGTTACCTGCAGTAAACCAAAGCCCAGAAAGCTCAGCCCAGGTGCACATACACCCATCTTTACGTATTTTCGTGTGGTTGGTGTGGCAATACGCACACGGTAAGGTTTTCGAGCGCTATAGCCATCTCCGTCATCTCTGTTGGCGGCGCGGGGCACACGTTGGCGGTGTTGCGGTGGCTGTGGCAGAGTCCAAAGCAGCTAAGACTCTGATGCGGTGCCTCCTGAGCCTCACCCTGAAGCTTTGCACGCGTGCGGTGGAGACTGGCCAAATCAGTTAATGATCTTCCCCTTTTTACATCCTCTAAATCTCTGATCCTCTCTCTATAGATGATTACATTTGATTGAGAACTAGACCGTGAATTCAATGAGTTCAAAGGCTAAAATCCTTGATGATTGACTTTTGATTTAGAACTGGAATGTGAAGTCAACAAGTTCAAAGATTGAAGGCATGTTTTAGTAATTTGTACAACAagatcaaattcaaactgtcCAATATGAAGAGGAACATGGGCATTCTTTCTTTATTTAGCAAGCCACCCAAAAAAATTCTGATTCTACATCACCTAGGCCATGTCTAGAGCTTCACAtttcttagagcaggtacaataggcGTCCAATTGCTGGCGATAGCGATTCCACGTAGATTTGATGATGCGTTGGAGGAGAGAGAGCACGTTAGTGGGCGAGGCGGAAAGCGCGCTCCAAGAAATTGTGGGCCCAGCAGGTAGCATACACGAGTTGCGAGATGAGTCGGTTGATGCAGCGTCGCGGGTTTGCAACCATGAGTCCACGATTCACCCGCCGGTCGCCGGGGAGCTCCTCTGATGGTGATTGATGTTGTCGAGCTGGGGTCGCCGTCATCAACTGTGTGGAGTTGGGTTGCCGATGGTTCACCGTGGTTGGTGACGCTTGTGCCTACCGCGCTCGAGGTTGGTTCCACACTTAGATCTGGTAAGCACCTCTTGAATCCAACTAGTATCTAGCAGTGGTATGCACGGGCTCATGCCATGGCGATGGAAGCGAGGTTTGAGAGGGCATGACCATGGTCCACGGCCAGCAATGGTGAAAGGCCTTCTCGCCGGCGCTACCAGCCGAGATCGGCTTGTTCTCATGTTGAACGGCAGCTCCTTCCAGCGGCAACGATGCGTGATTTTATTTATCACACAACTCATTCGTGGTCTTGCTTGCTTCGATTTGATTTTTTAGACATCAAGTTTTGATCTTTTGATCTTAAATCGATCTGATTTCTTGTGTTGTCTTGGACGGGCTGGTGGAGAAGAAGAACAAAGAGAAAGATATGTGGGCCCATgtggaataaaataaatgtgtGATACGTCAGATTATAGCCCACTTATTGCATCATCTGCTTGTTGAGTTTGATAAAAATGACGTGGAACAAATTAGAGTAAGcaatgggctatactattaaacttgctcttatggaGTTATAGTGATGCCAATCTTCATACTCCGGCTTAGAATGCACCACCGGTCTGACCCTAAAAAtataagggttaattggatcactGCCATTATAAATTCTCCAGTTTAGAaatatgccattataatttgtATATTTGTAACAATGCCATTACAATTTGATAACTTTTGAAGATATGCCATCACTTACCCTTTTGGTgcagttataaaaaaaaattggactaAATTGCCCCTTTCTTCTACCTTTCCCCTCCACTCTCCCCTTTCTCCCATTTCCGGTGAACTCCGGCCACGACGGTCACACCTCTGTCTCTGTCCCCATGCCGGCCTCATTCCTCTTTCCTCTCACCGCCGCTGCAAGCTTCCTCAATGCTGCCTGCCCTAGGTCGTTGCCCAGCCGTGGTCGCTGCCGAACTTCATCACCGGTAATCGCCAAGTGCAGATTGGAAGCTGCAGGTGCGAGGAAGCCACCGACAAGATACACACTCGAGCTCTGGTCATCCTCCACTTGAGCCACCGCGCTCGGAGAAACTGCCGCGCGGGGAAACCATCGATTGGATCTACACCCACAGCCGCCGTCGCTGGAGCCGCGCCTCCACGCGTTGCCTCCACCGGATTTGGAGGAGAGAGAGCACGCTCCCTCCCAGCCACGGATTTGGAAGCTGCTCGACTTCGCCGTTGGAAGCACCGCCGCACTCGAGCTCTGCTCGGCCTCTCTGAACACCTCATGAATGTCACGACGCGGGAGGAGACCTTGCTATCTGCTTGGCTTCGGCTTTGGCCCCTTGCCGGCAACATTGAGCGATGAGCTACTGCAGCTTCAGCTACTGGCATGTTCTTCTTGCTTGGGAAAGGAGCAGGGTTAGACGTAGAACAAAGCCCTCTGCAACTTCTTGATTTGCTCACCAGGATCGAAGGAGAGAGAGTGGGTATTTTTGTCCAATACATGAAAAAAACGTATGCTAATTGCACCATTACAATTACAAACAAAAGATAGTGGCATCGTTACAAATACATAAATTATAATGGGTATATTTTAAAACCCAAAAATTTACAGTGGCATAGATCTAATTAACCCAAAATACAAACTACTCGTACTATACTTTGTTGGTTGATTTTATCGGCTGATGCCGGTTAGTTAGGATAAGATTAAATTCCATTGGTTTCCTATCCTAAcaagaaagaaataaaatagtAAGAGATAATTTGTTTTTGTGTGATCGGTAAAAACGAAATTGTTTTCTAAGGCTGcgctcacagaccaacacaagtcttttctacacactttgtcctcactcgtgcacACTTGGGAAGAATTTCTCGATCAGTCACCCATCCCGCTTAACCTTAGAGTTCTTTAGAGATCGGCTtctggaaaagaagttgcaacttgttgctataagtattctattaatcttatTAAGCACTGAGCCGGGATGTCACACTCTTAGTGTTATGGGAGAAACTTTTTGAGCATGACAATGCAAAACTGTATCTGGCAAACGTTGAGATGAACTTTAGAAGTTTGTCAAGACAAATGCTAAGTACAATTTTAGTGGCTATGCACATTTGCCGCCATAATTTAAAAAGTTAGCACAAGAAATAAATTACATGGCGTGCAAACTTAGTAGGATGGACATCACACATTTCATATGCACCGGTTGTCCATTTCATATGACTACGGTCATTTTTTTAGAGTTGTAATATTAAGACAAAGTGGACCATATTTATACTTGGTTCATCATTCTACAAATCAATAAGAAACGTAGTAGACTAAGAGGCAAACTGAGTAAGATCTTGTAAATCTTGTCATTTGATGGCAAAGATGAAGCTTTACTAAGGGGAGTATTGCAACTtccaaatataataataataaagctcATATTCCTCGCAAGGGGAAATAAAATTGCCTCTATGTCTTATGCATACTacttttgaatttttcttgtgtaAGTTCCTTGCAAGAAATAGGGACATGCTTAATGTCCTGGTTTGAGAAAGTAGTTAAATAAGAAGATTAATGGCATTATTTTGGGTTGAATCATTATGAAACGTTGTCAAAATTATGGCCTTATTATTCGGCAACATTTCTAGGGGAGaatatgtcacgcccagaaattcatgaACCataatttctaagctgaatgtgcatcaaacccctgtccaggatcaaccagggtacacaaacgacaattgttgacatacagatccacgtcttacaaaaatataaaagattacaaatgcagcggaaaaagtaaaagcgagctaagcctgaagactaaACTCCTGCAGCGAGGCGACTtcattccacaggcaatccttgacggcagcgacgaaaccaatcTCTTTgagacatctccaactgagaagaacttcaactctggtgtgggggaaaagagagcaagactgactACTACctactgtactcagcaagtcatccCGAAAgagaaggtatgatgcagggtataaccaaaggaggctagaggttcatttgcataaagctagcatttaaaagcagtagttgaaagcaacAACACAGTtgcagtaattaatcaatattaaccaa
This window encodes:
- the LOC4338277 gene encoding cation/H(+) antiporter 19, whose product is MAPEAAAAALKPMKATSDGVFQGEDPLEAALPLAIVQICIVVVLTRVLAFFLRPLRQPRVIAEIIGGIMLGPSAIGRNSAFINTVFPKQSLTVLDTLANIGLLFFLFLVGLELDLRAIRRTGAGALAIAVAGISLPFVLGIGTSVVLQNTVNRGVPTGPFLVFMGVALSITAFPVLARILAELKLLTTDLGRMAMSAAAVNDVAAWILLALAIALSGSGSPFVSLWVLLSGVGFVLSSFFFIRPLLSWMARRSPEGEPVKELYICTTLTIVLAAGFITDTIGIHALFGAFIVGIIVPKEGPFAGVLLEKVEDLISGLFLPLYFVSSGLKTNVLTIKGGDSWGLLVLVVATACIGKIGGTVLASLIVRVPLREAVTLGVLMNTKGLVELIVLNIGKDRHVLNDETFAILVLMALINTFITTPLVMAIYKPARRAPPYKNRAVQRPNPDDELRMMVCFHSTRNIPTMINLMESSRGTRRRGITVYAMHLVELSERSSAINMVHKARRNGMPFWNRRRNGDGDQLVVAFETYQQLSHVSIRAMTAISDLHTIHEDVVTSAHQKRAALIVLPFHKLHQMDGHMESLGDEYQHINQRVLHHAPCSVGILVDRGLGGAAQVAASDVSYNIVVLFFGGRDDREALSYATRMVEHPGIALHVIRFVPESGGGGANDKAAADDAFLAEFRGKVAGGNDSIRYEERTSRGKADVVEAIKAMGPTNLFLVGQGSPCAPLMEPSAECPELGPVGSYLAMPDFSTVASVLVMKQYDPTAEHYELVEEVADTAVDIDTPGPRRG